CCACGGCACACCGGCCGGACAGGCCGCACCGCCAGGCCGGGCCCCGGCGGTCAGCCTCGGCATCCTGTCGGCGATGTCCCTGGGCACCGCGATCGCCGCCCTCTACGCGGTGGTCGCCGCCCAGTACCTGCAGATGCAGATCGGCCCGTTCCTCCGCTGGGCCCTGCTCCCCATCCTCCCCGTCGCCGTTCTCGCCCTCGCCGCGGCGGTGGTCGCCGCCCGCCAGTGGCGCACCCCACCCGGCGGCTGGTCGGCCCTGCTGCTGTTCCCGGTCGGCTCGGTCCTCGCCGCAGGCACCGGCATGGGCCTCGTCCAGTACTCGGCCACCGCCGACCGATGGCCCGACATGGTCCTCTGGATCGACCTCGCCGGACGCGCCGGCGGCCTGCTCATCGGCGTCGGAGCGGTCACCGCCCTGACCCGCCCCTGGATCCTGCGCCTGGTCATCGGCGCACCCCTCGCGGTGATCACCGCCGCGATCGCCTCCCCGAACACCATCGGCATCCTCGCCGGCATCTACGCCACCGCCGTCACCACCTGGTGGATATACCGGCTCTGGACCCGCCTCGTCCGCACCCCAACCGCAGCCCATGCCCCACAACCCTGACCCGCAGCCCGCCGAACACCCCCCACCTGGGTGGGGGTGGGAGCGGTGAGATGGCCCCGACAGATCGCCTCAGCCGCAGGAATCCTCGCCATCCTGACCGGCCCACCCGCCGTCCTCGTCTACGGCATCGGCTGGCCGTTGCCCGCCCGCCCCGACCGGCAGCAGTGGGAACAGTGGATCAGCCAACCGCTGACCGAGGACACCATGATGGCCGGCCTGGTCCTCCTCGCCTGGGCCCTCTGGCTGCTCACCGCCACCATCACCCTCCACACCACCGCCGTACGCGCCAAAGCCACTATCCGGCGGCTGCGGCGGATGCCGCTGCCCACCCCGATGCAGGCCACCGCCACCGGCATGGCCGGCGCCGCCGCCCTCTGGACCCCCACCACCACCGTCACCATCGACGAACCCGCCGCCCCCACCACCAGCACCGGCGACCTCCACCACCCGACCCGGACAGCCCAGTCAGGCATCGACGTACCAGGCGGATGGATCCCCACCCACACCGCAGACCAGATCGCCGCCGCCGGCGCCCTGGTCTGGCTCCGACGCCGCCGCGCCTACCAACCCCCACCCGCACCCCGCGACGACCGCGACCTGACACCGCTGCCACCCACCGTCACCGCCGTCCAAGCCACCCTCGCCACCAACCCCACACCACCGGACCACGAACCCGCGGTGGAGTTCCCCCTCGGCGGGATCGGACTGAACGGACCCGGAGCCGCCGACGCCGCACGCGGCATCCTCATCACCACCCTGCTCCAGGCACTGCGCCCCACCGAACACCCCACCACCGTGCTCGTCACCAGCCGCCCCGACCTGACCACCCTCCTCGGGAACCAGCCCCTGGCCCTGGACGGCCTGCCCGGACTACACATCACCGACACCCCCGACCAGGCCCTCACCGCCCTCAGCCGGCCGGACCAACTGCCCGGACCACCGACGCTGCTCACCCACACACCCACCGACCCCACCACCGCCGCCCGGCTCCACACCGCCCTCACCGGAACCAGAGCGGTCCTCATCGGAACATGGGGCCACGGCACCGGCTGGCGGGTCGA
Above is a window of Micromonospora yangpuensis DNA encoding:
- a CDS encoding AfsR/SARP family transcriptional regulator → MRWPRQIASAAGILAILTGPPAVLVYGIGWPLPARPDRQQWEQWISQPLTEDTMMAGLVLLAWALWLLTATITLHTTAVRAKATIRRLRRMPLPTPMQATATGMAGAAALWTPTTTVTIDEPAAPTTSTGDLHHPTRTAQSGIDVPGGWIPTHTADQIAAAGALVWLRRRRAYQPPPAPRDDRDLTPLPPTVTAVQATLATNPTPPDHEPAVEFPLGGIGLNGPGAADAARGILITTLLQALRPTEHPTTVLVTSRPDLTTLLGNQPLALDGLPGLHITDTPDQALTALSRPDQLPGPPTLLTHTPTDPTTAARLHTALTGTRAVLIGTWGHGTGWRVEPDGHTERGRLCVLTTTAARDLLTVLTPTPAASPPVAVPPQRPPQPPPPRPPARRPLRLRVLGDITLHADNEPVPIRRSAALQILVALAVHPEGLTARALATTIWPGLPPHTVTRRLYTTLSDLRTTITTTGQPDPITHTNDRYHLHHQHTDVDLWHLNAAITHATAALTNQDHAHQAVIDHYTGDLATGHTWPWLDPTRETLRRHLIDAHTTLAHHTPDPQARLRRLQDALRLDPYNEHLHDLAADTLTTLGDHHTANALLTRYRQRLTDAGLASARHGTSPTGFVV